Within the Osmerus mordax isolate fOsmMor3 chromosome 6, fOsmMor3.pri, whole genome shotgun sequence genome, the region tggtacctggtaAGGGAGGTCGAGCATGCGCAGGTAGGTCTCCAGCTGCAGACAGAAGGGCGACAGGCTGGGGGCTCCGTGGTTGGGCCTGGAGAACTGGTGGAGGATAATGGTGTCCTTAGAGTCCAGCTGCTGCTCCTTCCTGAGGGAGGGAAAACAGatcaagtgagagagaggcaggatgagggacaggtggagagagagagagtgagagagagagagagagagagagagagagagagagagagagagagagagagagagagagagagagagagagaaagagagagagagaaagagagaggcagggtgagcaTTAGCTTCGGCATTAGTttagggaaagagggaaagagcatAAGAGAATTAGGAAGGAagtgaaaagatagagacaaaaATAAAAGAGTAGTTGAACAGTGGAGATAATAGTCAGTGTGTAGCCTAACAAGGCAGATTCTGattggaggatggggggagttGTTTTCAGCTCCAAGCCccccagggaaggagagagggagaaggggagggggcagaaagGAGGGGGTCAGCTGCTGCTCTTTATAGCCAGGgtgacacagcagagcaggatgctacccccactcccccacagAGAAATATACTgtttgtatacacacacaggcagacagacattgaCAAGTACAAACACACGGTTAGGGTTAGTGATAGCTAGAGTCCATAAATAAATCAGATTTAATCTGAGGTCAGACTGATGATTATTCAGTCAAAAGGAAACATGCAAGTTTAATGTTTACACTTTGTTTGATCTTTATATAGAGCAGATCAGAAGATCAATCAGAGCTAAGGAAATTGACGTTTTTTACTATCGCAGTCGTGGTGCTGAAACGGTTCAGACAACGTGACAGTCCATTTTCTCTAAAATGATGAAAAACTAAACGGTCAGTCGAAGCCAATGACCAGTTTCCAAGACGGCACGGGCCAGTGAATCATAGAACTATACTAAGAGGCAACACGAGCCAAAGGCTTATTCATGTACCAATACAATGACAGGTTAGCCTATGAATGTGATTCAGATGAGGATTAATGAACCACAAACAGTGACAGATTATAGCCCATAAAACAAGCTACCGGGACACCGATCCCATCCGTCGTGGGTACCGGATGTTCTATCTTAAATCCATGATTGACGGCTTTATTATTACAGTGGCGTACTTTTCCGAACATTAAAATATAGGCGGAGTAATCCTTGATACCAAAAGACGACACGGATTTAAATCACGATCTTTGATTCGTCCGCTTTGAAAAGAGAGTGAACGTTTAAATGTGTAGCTCACGTGGAATGTCAGTTAAGGGCATCGTGACTGCTGCAGAGCCCGAGGAACGGTTATTTATGTTCAAGTCGCTGGGCAGGCACGAGACCTGGCACATGAGCAGACGCGTGTTTCATACAGTACAGTCCGAATGGTCATGGTGTTTTACGACCATCTCTGCATGCAGATTGTGCTACAATAAACACAACGAACGGtctagaaaacagagagaggttgGGTTGTTGGTGCAGCCGCAGTCAATAACCTAGCCAAAGTGAATGGGCCTGTATAGCAATAATGACAATatcttcatcctcatcatcctcatgcGCCCTGCATCCTCCGATCGTTACACAGACATAACAGCATATACACTGATCGTGATGAGAATATGAAGACATGTTGTCTTTCACGGTAGCATTTTCTGTACCGAGTTTTTAACGGAGATCATACCTGATAGCGAGCAGCTCGTGCAATAGGTAAGCTGCGGCGGCAAGGAGCGCTCCACCGGTGACATAGAGCGTCTTCTTCCACCATGAGTCGGTACCCAGTCCCGTCACGAGCGCACTGTAGTCCTGTAAAGGAACAGCGGCAAAGTATCCATATAAAGACTGGTGTTCCTCAGAGCCACAAAACCCAAAGGGCAGGCTGTGGTTTCGGCCGAGCTCAACCACGCAGGGCCGGGACGAGGCGAAGCCCGCACTCCAATACATGGTCTCTTTTGGTAGGCCTGCCCTCCAACTTCCACCCAATAACCCCCACCGGACCTCATCAAAGTTCCTGGACAGCTATACAGCCTGGCGACATGGTGTCGATCAACCGAGCGGGAGGTAGCAGCATCTTCGCCCCTGATGGTGCCCGCACCCACATCGGCATCCTCCGCCAGAGCTCGGAGCCTTTGTCTGTTCCAATGGAAGCCGGTGATGTCACCGCGCCTCGTCGGAGTACACTCCCCTCGCATCTCAGTTAAACTAACAACGATGCGAGCTGACGGGGAACATACTGTAGCCTGGAGACTGTCCACCTGAATATCTGAACTGGGCTAAAGCAGATGTCTCATGCAAACTGTTTCAGCCCTCATAATCCACCGGTATTAGCTAAAGAGCAATAAGAGATCCAAAAATTAAACTAGGCCTATACCTTTGTATCCTCCTCTTTATGAGTGGAATCTTTAATGTTATATATTATATGGTATTCATTTATAATACTTACTGTTAAACTGACAATGAAAACAATTGTTTTCAACCTGTATATAAACACACCAACAAAACACACGCGTATCCGGTGCCGGTGCCAACTCGGCTATTTTAGCAACAGCCTAACACAAAAATTACAATAGACTTTGTAGTTTTACTCACCCGGTAACAACTTGTAAAGTGAATATGGACAGTCATCTCGAAAAATACATTGGTACTGCGAGTTCTCTGTAGCAATTGCTTTACGCATCTCTGTTGCAAAACAACTGATTTCGTAAGGATTCTTTAACTGAAGGGCAGTTACGTACCCAGCGAGAAGCAGTATGCCAATAACACGGTGTTCTCCGCACCCTGGTGCTGTAGTTTACCGGAATGCCCTCATCATTTTCAAACGCGTGTGTGGGGAGATAATGTTGCTTCAACATTCCAAGCTCAATCAAGATCTTAACATAATGGCGTTTAAGAATCCATAATCGTCAGTCAGCGGCTTTCGAAATCGGGTGCCTGTTGCTCAGTGGGACACTCTGAATTAAGGGAGGGTAATTCACACATGTCATCTCTTCTCTGTAATAGAACATCTATGTTGCTGATATGGACCAGCAATTTCAGATCTACTGTTCCATAAGCAGAACAAGTTCCAACTGTTTCCTAAGGAACCTTCAGCCTGGCTGGTTTGTTAATGTTGCTTTAGGAGTGACACTCCCACCTGGAAGGCTTGAGGTGGAGTTATGTAATAATTCACTAACAAGCCAATTACCCTCCCCTAGTTGCCATGGAGATGGGATGATACAGCCCAGTCCTATATTTGTGGGTCAGAAGAGAGAGCCTCTTCAGACAGCTTCATGTGGCTCAGAGACAACAGGGCTTCCTACGCAACCATTAATTATGAAACAACACTTCTTTTGATGGAGCGTGTAATTATGTGGTAGATATATTGTGCAGTGAATGGAACCATCGATTATACTATGGGCAAACCAGAGAGACAGTTGATGTGTACGAAGACCTAGACCAGTTtggaccagccagccagcctagaGGGCTTTAGATAAGAACTGGATGGAGAGGTAAATGATGAAATCCATACATGTTTCATCTGTTTATTAGGCATGATTCTGTCTTTTTCCTTTTGAACAGTATACATCTAACCCCTCGCCCAGAGATAAAACGTGGCCACCATGGCCGTGAACACTCGGACTTCAGCTCATCTCATGGTGATTCTTCGAGACAGCGGGCAGCAGTGTGTGCTTCAAACAAGGTCACACCAGCTCAGCACTGCTGTCTGGAGTCTGCTGGCTCAAAAAAACACCAACCTGCCAACAAGACACACAGGGACTGTCCAGACGAGCTCTGTTCCATCCCCTGCCCCGTCTTTCCATCCTCTCAGGAGATGTTCCGGTCTGCTCCGGAACATCTCCTACAGTCGATCTCCGGGGAAGAACCTTCCAGATgctccagtcctccctcctccatcccagtcttccccctcctgtgccccctccccctccctcgccctcagTTGTGTCCAGAAGGGGGCGCGTCTCTGCCTCCAGTGTGGGCGGGGCCTGTTTGGGTGTGGCCGGGTGGgggctcctccttcctcttgacGGCGTGCAGGGCGTAGTTGACACTGGTGCTCTGCGTCCAGCTCCACCCCGCAGACACAGGGTTGTACTGCATTCCCTGGATACTCTCCACACTAAAACCAtctgagggaggaagacagacatcCGGAAGAATGCATCAATAACAAAAGGGAGACCTAGAGGGGTCGGAGAAGGAAGACGAACAGGAAGAAAAACAggagggaaacaggaagtggatgacGAAGATGCGGGAGACCTACTGGACTCCAGGAGGCGCTCCAGGTCCACAGGGGTGATGAACTTGTCCCAGTCGTGGGTACCGCTGGGCACGATGCCCAGCACTCGCTCTGCCGCCACTATAGCCAGGGCGTAGGACAGGTTGGTCTTGGAGATGGTGGTGATGAAGAGAGAGCCTCCGGGCtggcaggagaggagcagagggaggtgttGGTGGAACAGCCacgggaggggagcagagggaggtgttAGTGGAACAGCcacaggaggggagcagagggaggtgttAGTGGATAGCcacaggaggggagcagagggaggtgttAGTGGAACAGCcacaggaggggagcagagggaggtgttAGTGGATAGCcacaggaggggagcagagggaggtgttAGTGGAACAGCCACAGGAGGGGCGCAGAGGGAGGTGTTAGTGGATAGCcacaggaggggagcagagggaggtgttAGTGGAACAGCcacaggaggggagcagagggaggtgttAGTGGATAGCcacaggaggggagcagagggaggtgttAGTGGAACAGCcacaggaggggagcagagggaggtgttAGTGGATAGCcacaggaggggagcagagggaggtgttAGTGGAACAGCCACAGGAGGGGCGCAGAGGGAGGTGTTAGTGGATAGCcacaggaggggagcagagggaggtgttAGTGGAACAGCCACAAGACAGGGGAAAGTCTACCCAAACCGTAGTTCACCGATTCACTGTGTTCTCTACTGTGCTATTGTGCTCTCTACAGGTCTCCATTGTTCTCTCAAGTTATCTACTGATCCTCCTGACCTCTACTGTTTACTAATAAACAATGCAACATAGCGTAATCGCGTGGTTCAGCTCAGCTTCACAGGGTCTGCTCCACTCAGATAGAATGGACTGCAGCCTGAGTAAGGCTGCGGCTCTAACAAGATGTGAGGCATTAGAGGAGATTAAGAGGTGCTGGCCTTCcaacacactgacccacacatctggtgaacacacacacagtactaacAGCAAAGACACAAATATAGGGCTAATAGAGCGTGTGCAGGAGCTGGTgggcacacgcgcacactcacgcacacacattcactcacacacactcctcctcataTGACAATAAGACAGAGCATCGCATGATGACTTTGCGGCAGGCAGCAGGTCACGTGAGCTACCTTCAGGACGTGGCCGCAGCAGAGGGCGAAGGTGTCCAGGTCAGCCAGGTGTTCCACCACCTCAGACGCCACCACCGCATCGAAggactcctctcccccccccccccacctcccccccctccccctccaggccctGCGACAGCTCCTCCAGGGTGCAGGCCCGGTAGGTGACACGCCCCTGCAGCTCCGGGTCTCGGAAGGTATGGAGCTCTGCTGTGCCGATGCTGTTGGCTGCCGGGTCAATACCCAACACGTCTGCCCCCAGTCTGcctaggggctggggggggggggggggggggggagagagagagagagagagagagagagagagagagagagagagagagagagagagagagagagagagagagagagagagagagagagagagggagggtgatgagTACAGTGTTAGTCCAGATGGACCATAGCAACTCACCAGATTACATAATGCCAAAGTGGTAAAGGGAACTAGACATTtagttcactttctctctctccctaggaAACATAGCTCAGGAACTGGATGTAAGCAAATGCTTATCAAAAATGATCCCTGAACCAATGGATAGATATTATAAACAGCCTACAGTACAGAAAATATGACATTCTGTTGCTgattaaagaaagaaaagggagaagAGTGCTCGTCTAAACAGGATACACATCCGACTAACAGTCTGACAACTGAAAATATAGTCAATTTAACATAGGAGTTGTTCATCACAGAATGGTAGACTTTCACATCACCTGATCGACCTCATGTCTTTTGTTCattgtatgaaaataaaaacaatgttttgatATAAAAAGGATAAACTAATTGCCAGCAGATGGCGCTAAAGAGCTGTCTGGTTGGCGCTGCAGATGAAGGACTCGACATCGCAATATAAGACGACACTGCCAGAGCCCACTCTGACACTGCATACTATTTCACTGCATTGTTAACGGAAGCTGGGGATCTGTCGCCCCCTTATGGGTGGAAGACAAAACAGACCAAATGTCACTTGTCGGAGAGAGAAATCCAGACTGTCCTCTCCCAGTCTAGTCAGCCCTCCACAGCTGATCTCCTGTGAAGGGAACGTCCCTCGCCACAGgattgtgacacacacacacacacacgcagtgtgtacagtacattgtgtgtgtgggtgacagACAGCGATAATGGGACCTGATGCTGTCTGCTCGCATCAGCCCTAACAGCTGGTCCGTCCACAGCAGAAAGCAACGTCTGATAGATATCCAAACTAACCAACACGTAAACAACAGTAAAGTACCGACTGTCCCTTCCACCAAACCGCGACCGGTCACGTCAGCAGAGCACAGCGCTGAGGCCGACGCCTGGGTGTATTTTTGGACGCTGGTACACGCAGGGCCGTGTCTAACAGCCGACAACTGAGGAGGAACCTCCCAGGAGAGCTGGATGTGATCTGAATGCTGGTGATTCGAACGATTGGAACACCGAAACAGCTATGCATGGGATGGTGGGAAGACGGCAGCCTATCTCCTTGTTGAACACTCCCTTCCCACTTGTCCTGCtttctgagaaacacacacgcgcgcacacacacacacacgcgcgcacacgcggCGGTGCTACCTCTGTGAGGAGGCCTCCTCCACAGCCCATGTCCAGGATGCGTAGGCCGGCGAGGGGTTTCCCGGGGTGGCGCACCCCGTGGACACTCATCAGGTTGTCCCTGtggacagaggtcagaggtcaatagGAAGTCCCCGAGGTCCGAGATCACTACCTGAACTAGTCTGCGAGTCTGTGCTCCCTGTCGCTGCGACAGTCTGACAGCGCTGGAGGTGGAATGCACTGAAGTCAATGGGCTTCTTCCAcactggggtgaggggggggggggcagggttgagGTGGAGCCAGAAAAGAGGTAGGAtagggagggtaggagaggtggggtgggtgggtggttgaaGGCCTGTTTGGGGTGGGTGAAGGCCTGTTGTGCTCCATGTTTCTGacacctccctctgtcccagTACCCCCCGGCCACTGTTGCGATGACAAATAGGCTTGAATATCATCCCCTAGGTACATTACAGAGCAAAAACAATTGGCCCCAACCACATCCATCTCCACACAGATCCGGTGCTGGGATGACACACCTATCAGTGTAACAACAGCTTGATGTTCTTTATCTGACAGCCCAGCAACAGCAGGGTCTTGCCTGGAGGGTGTGGCCACATCAGCTGTCACTACGGCAACCCATCAACAGGACATGGGGTGTTGGGGTATTATAGGCTGGATGGCCAGCGCAGAGTTGATGGGGTCAGGGCAGCAGATCAAATCGGTTAAAATagccccatctcctctctccttaatACTGCACCCCTTCCACTTTTCTAGCACAGTGCTGATGTGGAGGCTCTCTGTAGCTTTGATATCTGTCGTAACAATCCACCCTGTGGCCATCCCCTCAACAGACCCTGAATGGTCTCTGTAAAATTGTCAAAAGCTGAAGTGACCAATTGTTAGTCATTGGCTTCAGACAAACGCACAGACCGTATGAAAGGCACCCGTAAGTCGTTCATGGAGTGGAGGGCTGCAAATTCCCCTTGTTCATCCCACCACTTGCTGGCCAGCGCCTGGAACTTCTTCACCTCGTCTGGGTCCACGGTGGACTGCGAGGCGTAGCAGGCCCTGCAGGTATACGACAGGCTGTTCACGTTAACCGGACTGATGATAATGTGCACCACTTTAGGTAATAGGCTAGTGAGTGAAAAGTAGTCAACTCACACTTGATTAAAGTAATCCTACAGTGTATTCTATAGTTTTTGACCTGGCTTGGATAAAAGCATACGAGTCATTAACAGCTGATGGTTCATGCTGTAGATGTTTTACCTGACATGGTTTGGTACCGGGCGTAGTTGGACAGCTGGATATGCGCGACGGTTCAGAAGCAGAGTGCGCCGTTGACATACTGAGGTCCAGCTTAACACTCTCCTTCTCGACGCAGCCCCGTCTCTCTTCAAACTTGTGGTACATATCCCTTGCACGAGCTCCCCAAACTTCTTACAATACATATTGCTTAaatacatacttattatttagcGTTGTATGTATCGGACAGACCAGTCAATGTGACCGTGTCCCCATTATGCTTTCTTCCGACTGGAAACACGGATCATTACAAAAATAGTTCCTAGTCTTAGCAGCAACGGCCAACCACGTGTCTGTTTACAAACTGGAGGAGCACGCGTTTCATTCATCAGTGGAGATATAATGTAATGAAATGTGATACAATGTTTATAATTTCAGACAATACTTTTAATAACTTgattaaaacaaacattttcagGGAGTTATTTGGGTCAAAGTTGGTTCAAACAGACCAGTGCAGACAGGGAAAGGGACCATTTCACTTTTATTGGATTACATCAACATTGTGATTTCTGTTAATTCTGTTATGGTTTAAAATAATACACCTTTAGAGATTCTACACACTTACAAAGCACTTTGCTTTGCATGATACAAGGCAAAACCCTAGCATTCAAAATGTCCTGTTTTCAGGCTTCACTTAAAAAGAACACATATTTACAAAGTAGAagggggagaaatggagaggaagatgggtggagagaaagaaagagagcgggagggtagggggaggggTCTGGAGAGTCCACCTACACTGTTGCCTCGACAATGAGACAAGCCTGTTAAACTCATGGAATTTAAGAGGGGCACAGACATGATCTCCTCAGCGTCGGCGACGAGACGGAGAcctggacctggaggagagacgcaggaggggggggggggagggggccttagtgctgctcctctctctctctctctcacgcacgcacacacacatactctctctcacagagtAGCAGACACACGCTTAAAACTCTacaaatacgcacacacagaacaagGACAAGCATATAGCACACCCCAGACAGGCCTCGCTGCTCTCTAGGGCTCTGCATGAGGCAGGCTGGGCAGCTGAACAGCACGGAGCTCGTCATATTAAACACATAACACATGGGGCCTAGCGCCCCCCTATGAACGGGAGGTTAACTATGCTGGTGCAGAATTGTACAAAAATGGCCATGATTATCTGAAAAGCGAACGGTTTCTAGGAGGTAGTTTTCAGTCTTCAgaaaatgtttttcaaaaaatAGACCTTGAGTGAGAGCCCTTGGCAATAGTTCTTACAAATACCACTGGCTAAAAGGCCTTGACGcatacatccagacacacaataGAGACATAGATTATaagaaaaagagggatggagaaaaaaTGAATACTACCTTGATCGTGACTTAGACTTGTGTTTTGCGGCTTTGCCTTCTTACCAGACCTGTGAGAAACGTTTCCGTCGACCTGGAGCGACTACGTTTGGATTTTCTAGACTTCTTCTCTTTGCTAAGCTCAGGGCTAGACCTGCTGGCCTCGGAGTCCCGAGTGTCTCTTGCTAGGCTTGGCGGAGCCCTTCTTACTGGCCCTGCTCTCCTGCTGGGGCGCCCTGTCGCTCGGGGCTTTCTGCCTGCTCGctctccctccgcctcctgGACTTCCCGTTGCTCTCCTCTACCACtacgtccctctctttctccctggccttctgcttgtctttcttcctgtcaggactccttctccttctcttttcttcttcttgtccttgTCCCTGGCTGCGGctcctgtctttcctcctctccctgtctttgcTGGAGGCCTTCTGCTTGTGCTTGCTGCTGTAGCTGTCCCCTGCGCTCTCTGCTtcgcttcctctccttctccctctcccgctcccgctccttttccctctctctctccttctctctctcctctctccttctcccgctccctctccttctccctctccttccccctgtctctctccctgctgcggCTGGCCCGGTCCTCAGACCTGCTCttgcgccccctgctggcccgGCGCTCCCTTGAGGAGCTGCGTTCGCTCCGGTCACGCCTCCTCTCCTGGGCCTTGTCCACCATGGCGACGGCGGGAGCCCCGGCTGCCGCTGCGGCGGCTCCCTCggtgggaggaggagcggcTGCTGCGCCTCCTCTTCCTGCGCGGGGACGAGGAGCGCGAGGAGGAGCGCGaggaggccgaggaggaggaatgggaggaggaACGGCTGCTGGAAACGGCTGGAGCTGGAGTGGGAGGAGCTGCTGCGTCCGTTGCTAGGGGAGACTGTGCCGGCCCGCTTCCCTCCTCGCCCCGCCCCCCTAACCTCGCTGGCTTCCTGTTCGCTGCGTGACCTTCGCCTCTCTAGTGCGGgctccgcctccctctccctgacttCCTGTTTTTGCAGACTGTCTAGCTGGCCCTCCACATactcagccctctctctgctcactcTGTCCAAAGCCATTTCTGTACAGGAGGGATGAAACACAGTCACCACGGTTACCTCAGATAACGGTACGTCATACCAAAACTATtaatattttgtttgttttcgtcATATTTTGGTTGCCTCACCCCGGGCTATGGCAGCCTCCTGCGCCTGCCTCTCCAGCTGGGCCTGCAGCTCCCTCTCCTTGCGGCGGAAGgcgtcctgcttctcctggatgcgCAGGTGCAGCTCCTCCTCGTCCGTGTCCGACGACTCGGAGGCCCCGGGCGCTGGGCGGCTCCTcgtcctcgctctcctccgAG harbors:
- the coq3 gene encoding LOW QUALITY PROTEIN: ubiquinone biosynthesis O-methyltransferase, mitochondrial (The sequence of the model RefSeq protein was modified relative to this genomic sequence to represent the inferred CDS: inserted 2 bases in 1 codon), with protein sequence MYLSNMYCKKFGELVQGICTTSLKRDGAASRRRVLSWTSVCQRRTLLLNRRAYPAVQLRPVPNHVRACYASQSTVDPDEVKKFQALASKWWDEQGEFAALHSMNDLRVPFIRDNLMSVHGVRHPGKPLAGLRILDMGCGGGLLTEPLGRLGADVLGIDPAANSIGTAELHTFRDPELQGRVTYRACTLEELSQGLEGEGGEVGGGGXEESFDAVVASEVVEHLADLDTFALCCGHVLKPGGSLFITTISKTNLSYALAIVAAERVLGIVPSGTHDWDKFITPVDLERLLESNGFSVESIQGMQYNPVSAGWSWTQSTSVNYALHAVKRKEEPPPGHTQTGPAHTGGRDAPPSGHN
- the pnisr gene encoding LOW QUALITY PROTEIN: arginine/serine-rich protein PNISR (The sequence of the model RefSeq protein was modified relative to this genomic sequence to represent the inferred CDS: inserted 4 bases in 2 codons; deleted 5 bases in 3 codons) produces the protein MWDQGGQPWPQWPLSQQQWMQTFQHQQDPGQVDWAALAQAWIAQKDSTGPAVDPANLQPNGQEPPGLDPTPPSNHGPFQADPTFGRMWQPEWSMHSQPPPPPPEQAWMPPGTGPMDVVAPSEDSNSQDSLEFSSDGPHGAYPPNSHGYGAQPDCYATAPMAMNQFDYQHGAAGNYGPTPPGFHPPYWQGPPQGRRDRPPGFRDRQRSPIQLPVKQDNAAALDAVKRRTLPAWIREGLEKMDREKQKKLEKDRMEKERAKMAKEEGKTGGPPEEEGDPRIPRKSKFDSDDEEGDEEEAGEVEERGPAKKDARSRSPSPAQEGLSEPEMTDEERDFQLMVLTKTLLTEILLEVTNEEIQHVARDTHRKATKAPAKQLAQSSALASLTGLSGLGGLRARRRARTRSRPAPGASESSDTDEEELHLRIQEKQDAFRRKERELQAQLERQAQEAAIAREMALDRVSRERAEYVEGQLDSLQKQEVREREAEPALERRRSRSEQEASEVRGAGRGGKRAGTVSPSNGRSSSSHSSSSRFQQPFLLPFLLLGLLALLLALLVPAQEEEAQQPLLLPPREPPQRQPGLPPSPWWTRPRRGGVTGANAAPQGSAGPAGGARAGLRTGPAAAGRETGGRRGRRRGSGRRREEREKEREREKEREREREKERKRSRERRXDSYSSKHKQKASSKDRERRKDRSRSQGQGQEEEKRRRRSPDRKKDKQKAREKERDVVVEESNGKSRRRRESEQAXKAPSDRAPQQESRASKKGSAKPSKRHSDSEASRSSPELSKEKKSRKSKRSRSRSTETSHRSGKKAAAKHKSKSRSRSRSPSRRRR